A window of Bufo gargarizans isolate SCDJY-AF-19 chromosome 9, ASM1485885v1, whole genome shotgun sequence contains these coding sequences:
- the ZBTB12 gene encoding zinc finger and BTB domain-containing protein 12, with translation MTSAYDILRFQLPGHEAATLRSMNQLRTEERFCDVTVFTDGLKFRGHRVVLAACSPFLRDQFLLNPGSELQVSIMHGPRVVSDLLLSCYTGLLEFSVRDIVNYLTAASYLQMEHVVEKCRQALTQFIDPQIGLREPKSMPSRGATSTTSTSTMRPIRPAENSKPMKEDESEEEMLMMAEEEEDDEEEDEESPADICIVKVEAGVGGGTGGKGGRSWRKGREEHNSVAQPEEALVNSTVEGENVDGAVQQGIMKAIYSDEVEGGEGVLIIPSSYHEEEEEILDGGIGGCQSSVVIEGSSKSSLGGPGGSSSLGTMFIGDARFGNRRSLRCTKCEETFQGVEKLVFHMRAQHFVFMCPRCGKQFNHSSNLNRHMNVHRGVKSHSCNICGKCFTQKSTLHDHLNLHSGERPYRCSYCDVRFAHKPAIRRHLKEQHGKTTAQNVLEAGVVEMNISAHNALESGAPDLNLMMG, from the coding sequence ATGACCTCCGCCTACGATATCCTTCGCTTCCAGCTGCCCGGCCATGAAGCAGCCACACTGCGCAGCATGAACCAGCTGAGAACGGAGGAACGCTTCTGTGATGTAACTGTCTTCACCGACGGGCTCAAGTTCAGGGGGCACCGCGTGGTGCTTGCCGCCTGCTCCCCTTTCCTTAGAGACCAGTTCCTTCTGAATCCTGGTTCTGAACTCCAAGTTTCCATCATGCATGGGCCAAGGGTGGTATCTGACCTGCTACTGTCTTGCTACACTGGACTCCTGGAATTCTCCGTCAGGGATATTGTGAACTACCTAACAGCGGCCAGCTATCTGCAGATGGAACACGTGGTTGAAAAGTGCCGCCAGGCTCTGACCCAGTTTATCGATCCACAGATAGGTCTGAGGGAACCGAAAAGCATGCCGTCTCGTGGTGCCACGTCGACGACCTCCACAAGTACAATGCGCCCGATTCGCCCAGCGGAGAACTCCAAGCCCATGAAAGAGGACGAGAGCGAGGAGGAGATGTTGATGATGGCAGAAGAAgaagaggatgatgaggaggaagatgAAGAATCTCCTGCAGATATTTGTATCGTGAAAGTGGAGGCTGGTGTGGGAGGTGGAACAGGAGGAAAGGGAGGTCGTTCTTGGAGGAAAGGACGAGAGGAGCATAATTCAGTAGCCCAACCGGAAGAGGCTTTGGTCAATTCTACGGTAGAGGGAGAGAATGTGGATGGAGCTGTCCAACAAGGAATCATGAAGGCCATCTACAGTGATGAAGTGGAAGGTGGTGAAGGGGTGCTGATTATACCCAGCAGTTAtcatgaagaggaggaagagattcTGGATGGAGGGATTGGTGGGTGCCAAAGCAGTGTGGTGATTGAAGGAAGTTCTAAAAGTTCTCTTGGTGGTCCAGGAGGCTCATCCTCCCTTGGCACAATGTTCATTGGCGATGCCAGGTTTGGCAATAGACGATCTTTAAGGTGTACTAAATGTGAAGAAACTTTCCAAGGGGTGGAGAAACTCGTCTTTCACATGCGGGCGCAACACTTTGTCTTCATGTGCCCACGTTGCGGCAAGCAGTTCAACCACAGCAGTAACCTGAACCGACACATGAACGTGCACAGGGGCGTGAAGTCCCACTCCTGCAATATATGCGGCAAATGCTTTACCCAAAAATCTACCCTACATGACCACTTAAACCTGCACAGCGGCGAGAGGCCGTACCGCTGTTCTTACTGTGACGTGCGATTTGCCCACAAGCCGGCCATAAGACGTCACCTCAAGGAGCAGCATGGGAAGACCACTGCGCAGAACGTCCTAGAGGCCGGCGTGGTAGAGATGAATATTTCTGCACACAATGCCCTGGAATCTGGGGCACCTGATTTGAATTTAATGATGGGCTAG